The window AGGATCCACTCTTCTCCCTGCTGCCAGGAAAGGCGGATGTCGCCCCTCTGGGCGCACTGGATTGCGTTGCGAAGGAGATTGATGAGTGCCTGCTCAACGCGCATGGGGTCCACCATTATCGGCGTAGTGTCCTTGGGACCACTCAACTTCAGTGTTGCGCGGTTTGCTTCGGTTTCTTCCGCTACGGCAGCCGCTGCAGATGCAGCCAGGCGGGACGGAAGGGCCGCAGAGTACCGGATGGGGCTGCTGCGGGTGAAATCCAGCAACTGTCTTATGATGTGTTCCATCCGGAAAACCTGTTTGCGGATGGTCTTCAGGGTTTGCCGGTGTTCGGGGATAAGTTTCTGGTCCCTAAGGGATCTCTGGGCCTTTCCATTGATGACGCTCAAGGGGCTGCCCAGTTCATGGGCTGTTCCCGCGGCGAATCTGCCCAGGGCAGCCAGCTTTTCGGATTGGCGCAGTTCCTTTTGTAATTTGTCCTGGGTTCTGCGGTGCTCGGCCAGCTCTTGTTCGGCCTGCTGGATGCTGTTGAGCATATGGTTGAAACTCGCCCCGAGGTCCACGATCTCTTTTGGCCCCCCATACTCGAATCTATGCTCGCGTTCCCCCTGCGCAACCCTGGACATGATGGAAGCAAGCCGGCGCAGTTGCAGCCCAAGGGCCCGGTGATGTCCATAAAGGACCACGCCGGAGAGTATAAGCAAGAGCAAGACCAGACTCAATGCCCCTTTTATCCTGATAGACCGCAGGTGCTCGCCGAAATCCGCGCCCTTTCGCGTCAGCTGCAACAGCCCGTTGATCTGACCTCCCGTATCGGTCAAAGGCACAAAGTATGAATATACCTCTCGTCCTGCAATACGGCCGTATTCGCCTCGCCGCTTTCCGTCTGCGGCTAATTCGGTCAATCGCTCGGGTTTAGGATCCGGGTCGTCTAAGCCGAGCGTCGCGATTTCGGCCCCTTCTTTATCATAGACATAAGCGCTGTATACCCGCTTGATGGAGAAGGCCGACTCCAAGGCCAGCATCATGCTTCCCACCCTATCTTTTTCAAGGGCGTAACTCAGGGGAAGCTGAATCGCTCGTGCCACAAGCTCCAGGTCATTCTGCATTCGAGTCTCGACCTCTTTCTCAAAAGAGTTTAAGGCCAGATATCCGCTGAGACCGAAAGCGCCGATCAACGGGGTTACAACATAGATCAGCATGGATGATCGTAAACTAAGGGTCGGTGAAAAAATTTTGAACCGACTCATGATACCTCCTTTGACACACTAAAATAACACATGTGCCATTATTATACATTAACCCCTGGCACTGGGCAAGGTTCATTGAATAGCAGCAAACATCTACTGATAACGGTTAGTTATCCCAAAAAATGAAACAGGGGGGCCGGCCCGGTACGCTACATGCAGATACATAAAGATCAAGATTCAGGCCCGACAATCCAGCAACTGGCATTGCTGTGATCCTCGCTTACAGGGGCCTAATCCGGGTTTGGAGCCAAACAGAAAGGAGGAGATCATGGGACCTATACAGAAGGTTGGAAGGTGTATCCTGGTTGCGGCCGGTCTTGGGCTTGCCATAGGTCTTAGCAGCTGCTCCCAGGGGGTCAGCGGCGATGAGGCCAAGGAACTGCAGAGCCAGGTGAAGGAAGTGCGGGAGCAACTAATGGCATTGGACGTTCGGCTCGCCAATATGGATACCCCCAAGGACAACGAAATTCAGGGTGTGCGCCAGGAACTGGCATCGGTAGATAGATCGCTTACCGAGATCGAGGAGGTTTTGGAACCACCTGAGCCGCCTCAACCTCAGCCTCAGCCGCAGGCCCCACAACCGGGCGGCGGTCGGGCTTTCTGACCGATGACCGTGAAGATATG is drawn from Deltaproteobacteria bacterium and contains these coding sequences:
- a CDS encoding HAMP domain-containing protein — protein: MSRFKIFSPTLSLRSSMLIYVVTPLIGAFGLSGYLALNSFEKEVETRMQNDLELVARAIQLPLSYALEKDRVGSMMLALESAFSIKRVYSAYVYDKEGAEIATLGLDDPDPKPERLTELAADGKRRGEYGRIAGREVYSYFVPLTDTGGQINGLLQLTRKGADFGEHLRSIRIKGALSLVLLLLILSGVVLYGHHRALGLQLRRLASIMSRVAQGEREHRFEYGGPKEIVDLGASFNHMLNSIQQAEQELAEHRRTQDKLQKELRQSEKLAALGRFAAGTAHELGSPLSVINGKAQRSLRDQKLIPEHRQTLKTIRKQVFRMEHIIRQLLDFTRSSPIRYSAALPSRLAASAAAAVAEETEANRATLKLSGPKDTTPIMVDPMRVEQALINLLRNAIQCAQRGDIRLSWQQGEEWILFCVEDNGPGVPVDIRSEIFEPFYTTKQVGEGTGLGLSVVHAVAEEHGGRVEVNDSRMGGACFRFMLPARLAENG